A DNA window from Hevea brasiliensis isolate MT/VB/25A 57/8 chromosome 2, ASM3005281v1, whole genome shotgun sequence contains the following coding sequences:
- the LOC110665514 gene encoding piezo-type mechanosensitive ion channel homolog isoform X1, which yields MGNFLVGFILPLLLLTAALTNWSLISLVDLIAFLLIQYYAPKIGFRFRRRFLLLWPVILFSLLVILGEVVYLIIWAIKGSKWSGANAWWAHLTGLMVVQSWKSLTVIYLLVVQLLAVFVAFIDIYGNRFGVFPWQDSCWGHFLTVLEQIGSYFRVASCLLLPAIQLGVGISHPSWLSLPFFIGNCAGLVDWSLTSNFLGLFRWWRPLQLYASFSIILLYVYQLPIEVPSLFHWIADFIGLFKISGKTEWPEICSGLSLVLFYIMLSFIKSDLEEMDFIMSMRESNLAEQLLPIRHSFFIRQSRSGVRHTNVLLRGAVFRTFSINFFTYGFPVSLFALSYWSFHFASVCAFGLLAYVGYIVYAFPSVFRMHRLNGLLLVFILFWAVSTYIFNVAFPLFNRKLEKDMEIWEMVGLWHYPIPGFFLLAQFCLGILVALGNLVNNSVFLYLSDEGNRPSIENPTVEVEEGTKVLIVATIAWGLRKCSRAIMLALIFLIAMKPGFIHAVYMIFFLVYLLSHGISKKIRQSLILLCEAHFALLYILQIDLISHALEQTGSSSMEVLLQLGLLKQDSSWDFLEIALLACFCAIHNHGFEMLFSFSAIVQHTPSPPVGFSILKAGLNKSVLLSVYASQTAKYSHDSHSYESRIASFLSAVGQKFLSMYRSCGTYIAFLTILFTVYLVTPNYISFGYIFLLLVWIIGRQLVEKTKRRLWFSLKVYAIMVFVSIYSLSSFPRLEMWLSMFIDLYFYLGYNSKASLLQNVWESLAVLIVMQLYSYERRQSKYNRSDDPDPLDSGVFGFMKRFLIWHSQKILFVALFYASLCPISAFGFVYLLGLVICSTLPKTSRIPSKSFLLYTGFLVTSEYLFQMWGRQAGMFPGQKHSEISLFLGFRAYEPGFWGLESGLRGKVLVIAACTLQYNVFHWLGQMPNPIPDKGKWEEPCPLFVSDENAVMNDSISNDENKPPLDYNVPSVKREGVTTASTHSFTSGLTQVPNLLSNKTVADGSSTRIFSFGYIWGSSKESHKWNKKRILALRKERFETQKTLLKIYLKFWMENMFNLFGLEINMIALVLASFALLNAISMLYIALLAACILVKRRIIRKLWPIFVFLFASILILEYFAIWKSIFPLNKRIPSSTDLSCHDCWKSSALHFQYCKNCWLGLIVDDSRMLASYFVVFMLACFKLHSDRFSSFSGSSTYRQMMSQRKNTFVWKDLSFETKSMWTFLDYLRLYCYCHLLDLVLCLILITGTLEYDILHLGYLAFALVFFRMRLVMLKKKNKMFRFLRIYNFALIVLSLAYQSPFVGVSKSSGKCETLDYIYEMIGFYKYDYGFRITARSALVEIIIFVLVSLQSYMFSSSEFDHVSRYLEAEQIGAIVHEQEKKAAWKTAQLQHIRESEEKKRHRNMQVEKMKSEMLNLQIQLHNINSTANCGGTSPDREGLRRRTTSLTSKRDSASPEKVEQTLRKQEPIIRDDSSFPFEVHESLVSLNTESLEKEMSPKYSSESPICEITEITQESADSLLFDSGKKERAQSKENPLKSAVQLIGDGVSQVQSIGNQAVNNLVSFLNIEPEDSDANENFSSESGVCDEIESQKNKHINLDRSSSLQSDVSSDTTSLQIGRIFWHIWSQMRSNNDVVCYCCFILVFLWNFSLLSMVYLGALFLYALCVNTGPNYIFWVIMLIYTEVYILLQYLYQIIIQHCRLTIHSDLLRELGFPAHKIGSSFVISSLPLFFVYLFTLLQSSITAKDGEWMPLVDGKFCRKSTLHREEVLLSYSWSEKAQELLHVITSMVRLIVRSVFRYWESLTQGAESPPFLVQVSMDVHMWPEDGIQPERIESGINQLLKIVHDERCDGKSPNLCPFASRIHVQSIERSEENPNMALVVFEVVYASPLTSCASAEWYKSLTPAADVAKEILKAKYDGLVEAIGFPYLIISVIGGGKREIDLYAYIFGADLSVFFLVAIFYQSVIKNKSEFLDVYQLEDQFPKEFVFVLMVIFFLIVLDRIIYLCSFATGKVIFYIFNLILFTYSVVAYAWHLESSQEHAAGFALRAIFLAKAVSLSLQAIQIRQGIPHKSTLYRQFLTSQVSRINYLGYRLYRALPFLYELRCVLDWSCTTTSLTMYDWLKLEDIHASLYLVKCDTVLNRAQHKQGEKQTKWTKCCNGICLFFILICVIWAPMLIYSSGNPTNIANPIKDASVQLDIKTAGGRLTLYQTTLCEKLQWDNVNSDVDLDPNGYLNLYNKNDIQLICCQADASMLWLVPDVVQKRFIQSLDWDLDLDILFIWVLNRERPKGKEVVKYEKPVDSLDLPTRSDVQKVLNGSTNSFRIYNLYPRYLRVTGSGDVRPLEQEVSAVSADLIINRADFIWWSFHGINSSDLSGCGGLTGPTAIIMSEETPPQGILGDTISKFSIWGLYITFVLAVGRFIRLQCSDLRMRIPYENLPSCDRLIAICEDIYAARAEGELGVEEVLYWTLVKIYRSPHMLLEYTKPD from the exons GAGCAGATAG GCTCTTATTTTAGGGTTGCTTCCTGTTTGCTGTTGCCTGCCATTCAGCTGGGTGTGGGGATTAGCCATCCCTCGTGGCTTTCTCTACCTTTTTTTATTGGTAACTGTGCAGGTCTTGTGGATTGGTCGCTGACAAGCAATTTTCTAGGACTTTTCAG GTGGTGGAGACCTCTTCAGCTGTATGCTAGCTTTAGCATTATCCTGCTTTATGTCTATCAGCTTCCTATAGAGGTCCCCAGTCTGTTTCACTGGATAGCTGATTTCATTGGTCTGTTCAAAATATCTGGAAAAACGGAGTGGCCTGAAATTTGTTCTGGTCTCTCTCTTGTACTTTTTTACATCATG CTATCCTTTATTAAGAGTGATTTGGAGGAAATGGATTTTATTATGTCCATGAGAGAAAGTAACCTGGCAGAGCAACTTCTCCCCATAAGGCATTCATTTTTCATTCGTCAATCTAG ATCTGGTGTCAGGCATACCAACGTTTTATTAAGGGGAGCAGTTTTTCGGACCTTTAGTATCAACTTTTTCACGTATGGTTTTCCG GTCTCCTTGTTCGCTCTTTCCTACTGGAGTTTTCATTTTGCCAGTGTATGCGCATTTGGGTTACTCGCATATGTTGGCTACATTGTTTATGCCTTCCCTTCTGTATTCCGTATGCACCGGTTAAATGGGCTGCTTCTTGTATTCATTCTCTTTTGGGCAGTTAGCACATATATCTTCAATGTAGCTTTTCCACTCTTCAATAGGAAACTTGAGAAG GATATGGAAATCTGGGAGATGGTTGGACTGTGGCATTATCCTATTCCTGGATTCTTTCTGCTTGCACAATTTTGTCTTGGTATTTTGGTTGCTTTGGGTAACCTTGTGAACAATTCTGTTTTCCTCTACTTGTCTGATGAGGGTAATCGACCTTCAATTGAAAACCCCACTGTAGAAG TGGAAGAAGGTACCAAGGTGTTGATTGTGGCCACAATTGCATGGGGACTGCGAAAATGCTCCCGGGCTATTATGCTGGCACTTATTTTCCTCATTGCCATGAAACCTGGTTTCATCCATGCTGTATATA TGATATTTTTCTTGGTATATCTTTTGAGCCATGGCATCAGCAAAAAGATACGTCAGTCCCTGATTCTTCTGTGTGAAGCTCACTTTGCACTGTTATACATTCTTCAGATTGATTTAATCTCTCATGCTTTAGAGCAAACAGGATCCTCAAGTATGGAAGTTTTGCTGCAGTTAG GTCTTCTTAAACAAGATAGTTCCTGGGATTTCTTGGAAATTGCCCTGCTTGCTTGCTTCTGTGCCATTCATAACCATGGTTTTGAGATGTTATTTTCATTCTCAGCAATTGTGCAGCACACACCAAGCCCTCCTGTTGGATTTAGCATCTTGAAAGCCGGACTGAACAAATCAGTCCTCTTGTCAGTGTATGCCTCTCAGACTGCCAAATACAGCCATGATAGTCATTCTTATG AGAGTAGGATAGCATCTTTCCTCAGTGCAGTTGGGCAGAAGTTCTTATCCATGTATCGATCATGCGGAACCTACATTGCATTTCTGACCATTCTTTTCACAGTATACCTGGTGACTCCCAATTACATATCATTCGGGTATATTTTCCTGCTCCTAGTTTGGATAATTGGAAGGCAACTTGTTGAGAAAACAAAAAGGCGTCTATGGTTTTCTTTAAAAGTATATGCTATCATGGTTTTTGTCTCCATCTATAGCTTGAGCAGTTTCCCCCGCCTTGAGATGTGGCTGTCCATGTTTATAGATCTGTATTTTTACTTAGGCTACAACTCAAAGGCTTCATTGTTGCAAAATGTTTGGGAATCTCTGGCTGTCTTAATAGTGATGCAACTTTATAGCTATGAGAGGAGACAAAGCAAATATAACAGGTCGGATGATCCTGATCCATTGGATTCTGGAGTATTTGGGTTCATGAAACGATTTCTGATTTGGCACAGTCAGAAGATCCTGTTTGTTGCATTATTCTATGCCTCTTTATGTCCAATTAGTGCTTTTGGTTTTGTATATTTACTTGGCCTTGTAATCTGTTCAACTTTACCCAAAACTTCTCGGATACCATCCAAATCATTCCTGTTATATACTGGATTTCTGGTGACATCTGAGTATCTATTTCAGATGTGGGGTAGACAAGCTGGAATGTTTCCAGGGCAAAAGCACTCTGAGATTTCCCTTTTCTTGGGTTTCCGTGCATATGAGCCAGGTTTTTGGGGGCTAGAGTCAGGATTGAGAGGAAAAGTCCTAGTAATTGCTGCTTGCACTCTTCAGTACAATGTCTTCCATTGGTTGGGTCAGATGCCAAATCCTATTCCAGATAAAGGAAAATGGGAAGAGCCTTGTCCATTGTTTGTCTCGGATGAAAATGCCGTTATGAATGATTCCATATCCAATGATGAAAATAAGCCACCATTAGACTATAATGTGCCATCTGTAAAGAGAGAGGGAGTTACAACTGCAAGCACACACTCTTTCACCTCTGGTCTTACTCAAGTGCCCAACCTTCTGTCCAATAAAACTGTTGCAGATGGTAGTAGCACCCGAATATTTTCATTTGGATATATCTGGGGAAGCAGCAAGGAGAGTCATAAGTGGAATAAGAAGAGGATTCTTGCATTGAGAAAGGAAAGATTTGAAACACAGAAGACCCTCTTGAAAATATACTTGAAATTCTGGATGGAGAATATGTTTAACCTTTTTGGCCTTGAAATAAACATGATTGCATTGGTTCTAGCCAGCTTTGCCTTGTTGAATGCCATCTCTATGCTATATATTGCATTGCTTGCTGCTTGTATTCTTGTAAAACGGCGCATTATACGTAAGTTGTGGCCTATATTTGTGTTCTTGTTTGCATCCATTCTTATCCTGGAGTACTTTGCTATCTGGAAGAGCATCTTTCCTTTGAATAAACGTATCCCGAGTTCAACTGATCTATCTTGTCATGACTGCTGGAAAAGCTCAGCACTTCATTTTCAGTATTGCAAGAATTGTTGGCTGG GACTCATTGTGGATGATTCACGGATGCTTGCCAGCTATTTTGTTGTCTTCATGCTTGCTTGTTTCAAACTCCATTCCGATCGTTTTTCCAGTTTCTCAGGCTCATCAACATATCGTCAAATGATGTCTCAACGTAAAAATACATTCGTTTGGAAGGATCTCTCTTTTGAAACTAAAAGCATGTGGACTTTTCTCGACTACCTTAGACTTTACTGCTATTGCCATCTGTTGGATCTTGTGCTTTGCTTGATTTTGATTACTGGAACCCTTGAATATGACATTCTGCACCTTGGTTATCTTGCATTTGCTCTGGTTTTCTTTCGGATGAGACTTGTAATGttgaagaagaagaacaagatgTTCAGATTCTTGCGCATATACAACTTTGCTCTTATTGTTCTGTCTCTCGCTTATCAATCTCCTTTTGTGGGTGTATCTAAAAGTTCTGGGAAGTGTGAGACACTAGATTACATATATGAGATGATCGGGTTTTATAAGTATGACTATGGGTTTAGAATTACTGCAAGATCTGCACTTGTCGAGATTATCATATTTGTGCTGGTATCACTTCAGTCATATATGTTTTCCTCCAGCGAATTTGATCATGTTTCACGTTATCTTGAAGCAGAGCAAATTGGTGCCATTGTGCATGAGCAAGAGAAGAAAGCAGCATGGAAAACTGCACAGTTACAACACATTCGTGAATCTGAGGAGAAGAAACGCCATCGTAATATGCAAGTGGAGAAGATGAAATCTGAGATGCTTAACTTGCAAATTCAGCTTCATAACATTAATTCAACTGCTAATTGTGGTGGCACTTCCCCTGATAGGGAAGGCCTGCGAAGGAGGACTACTTCTCTTACTTCTAAAAGAGATTCTGCTAGTCCTGAGAAAGTTGAACAAACCCTCAGGAAACAAGAGCCGATCATTAGAGATGATTCATCATTTCCTTTCGAAGTGCATGAATCTCTGGTTAGTTTGAATACAGAAAGTCTAGAaaaagaaatgtctccaaagtATTCTTCAGAATCTCCTATTTGTGAGATCACTGAGATCACACAGGAATCAGCTGATAGCTTGCTTTTTGATTCTGGAAAAAAGGAGAGGGCCCAGTCAAAGGAAAACCCTTTGAAATCTGCAGTACAGCTGATAGGTGATGGTGTCTCTCAGGTTCAGTCTATTGGAAATCAGGCAGTTAATAATCTTGTGAGCTTCTTAAACATTGAACCAGAAGATTCAGATGCAAATGAGAACTTCTCTTCTGAGAGTGGAGTGTGTGATGAGATCGAGAGCCAGAAGAATAAACACATTAATTTGGATCGTTCATCTTCTCTGCAGTCAGACGTGAGTTCTGACACTACAAGTCTGCAGATAGGGAGGATCTTCTGGCATATATGGTCTCAAATGCGGTCCAATAATGATGTAGTGTGTTACTGTTGCTTCATTCTCGTCTTTCTGTGGAACTTTAGTTTGCTTTCTATGGTATACCTTGGAGCTCTTTTCTTGTATGCTTTATGTGTGAACACTGGCCCCAATTACATCTTCTGGGTTATCATGCTGATTTACACTGAAGTTTACATTTTGCTTCAGTATCTCTATCAAATTATCATTCAGCACTGCAGGTTGACTATTCATTCAGACCTACTTCGCGAGTTAGGATTTCCTGCACATAAAATCGGCTCATCCTTTGTCATTAGTTCATTGCCTCTGTTCTTTGTTTACTTATTTACCCTCCTACAGAGCTCTATAACTGCAAAAGATGGTGAATGGATGCCTTTAGTGGACGGTAAATTCTGTAGAAAAAGTACTCTGCATAGAGAAGAGGTTCTTCTGAGTTATAGTTGGAGTGAAAAGGCACAGGAACTACTGCATGTAATAACAAGCATGGTAAGATTGATAGTCAGAAGCGTCTTTAGGTACTGGGAATCACTTACACAGGGAGCAGAGTCTCCTCCATTTTTGGTCCAGGTGTCCATGGACGTGCACATGTGGCCGGAGGATGGAATTCAGCCAGAGAGAATAGAGTCTGGAATAAACCAATTGCTTAAAATTGTTCATGATGAGAGATGCGACGGAAAGAGCCCAAATCTTTGCCCTTTTGCTAGTAGGATTCATGTTCAGAGCATTGAAAGAAGTGAAGAAAATCCAAACATGGCCTTGGTTGTTTTTGAGGTGGTATATGCCTCCCCTTTGACAAGCTGTGCATCAGCAGAGTGGTATAAGTCACTGACTCCAGCAGCCGATGTAGCAAAGGAGATTCTTAAAGCAAAATATGATGGGCTTGTTGAAGCAATTGGATTTCCATACCTTATTATCTCCGTCATTGGGGGAGGCAAAAGAGAAATTGATCTATATGCCTACATATTTGGTGCAGATTTGAGTGTGTTCTTCTTAGTTGCAATTTTCTACCAATctgttataaaaaataaaagtgaatTTCTAGATGTTTATCAGCTTGAAGATCAGTTTCCAAAAGAGTTCGTATTTGTCTTGATG GTTATCTTCTTCTTGATTGTACTTGATCGCATTATTTACCTCTGTTCATTTGCCACTGGAAAGGTGATCTTTTATATTTTCAACCTCATTCTCTTTACATATTCAGTTGTAGCATATGCTTGGCATTTGGAATCTTCCCAAGAGCATGCTGCAGGGTTTGCACTCCGTGCTATATTTCTTGCAAAAGCAGTTTCTCTATCACTGCAAGCCATACAAATCCGCCAAGGGATTCCTCATAAAAGCACCTTGTATCGACAGTTTTTGACTAGTCAAGTTTCACGAATTAATTATTTAGGGTATAGACTTTATCGAGCTCTGCCATTCCTTTATGAATTGCGATGTGTGCTGGACTGGTCGTGTACAACCACCTCTTTGACCATGTATGACTGGCTGAAG CTGGAGGACATACATGCAAGTCTATACCTCGTTAAATGCGACACTGTCTTGAATAGAGCTCAGCACAAACAAGGAGAGAAGCAAACAAAGTGGACCAAATGTTGCAATGGGATTTGCCTGTTCTTTATATTAATCTGTGTCATTTGGGCTCCTATGCTG ATTTACAGCAGTGGCAACCCAACAAATATTGCAAACCCAATTAAAGATGCAAGTGTTCAGCTTGATATCAAGACTGCAGGTGGGAGGTTGACGTTGTATCAAACTACTCTTTGTGAGAAACTCCAATGGGATAATGTCAACTCAGATGTTGATCTAGATCCTAAtggttatttaaatttatataataagaATGATATTCAGCTGATATGCTGCCAAGCAGATGCAAGTATGTTATGGCTTGTTCCAGATGTGGTTCAGAAGAGATTTATCCAGTCCCTTGACTGGGATCTGGATCTGGATATTCTTTTCATTTGGGTACTTAACAGGGAGAGGCCAAAGGGCAAGGAAGTTGTGAAATATGAGAAACCTGTTGATTCTCTGGATCTTCCAACACGATCAGATGTCCAGAAAGTTCTTAATGGTTCAACAAACAGCTTTAGGATATACAATCTTTATCCTAGGTACTTGCGTGTTACTGGTTCTGGTGATGTCAGACCTTTGGAACAAGAG GTAAGCGCAGTCAGTGCAGATCTCATTATAAATCGGGCAGACTTTATCTGGTGGTCATTTCATGGTATCAATTCATCAGATTTAAGCGGCTGTGGAGGCTTGACAGGACCCACGGCCATCATAATGTCTGAGGAAACTCCACCAC AGGGAATTCTTGGTGACACAATCAGCAAGTTCAGCATCTGGGGTCTTTACATAACTTTTGTGCTTGCTGTGGGTCGTTTTATCAGACTTCAGTGCTCAGACTTGAGAATGAGAATACCATATGAAAATCTACCTTCCTGTGACAG GTTGATAGCCATCTGTGAGGATATATATGCCGCAAGAGCAGAGGGTGAGCTTGGAGTTGAAGAGGTCCTTTACTGGACACTTGTAAAGATTTACAGATCACCACATATGCTCCTCGAGTACACCAAACCAGACTAG